The region AGCACGGTCCAGGCTCCTGTAACGATCGGGTCGCCGCCGACCGGCGGCGGGGGGCCGAGACAAACGCACAAGTCGGTGACGCGGGCTTGAGGCATCTTGCCCGTCAGCACGGAATAGGCACATTTGTAAGCAATCGGCGCAGGCACACCCGCACAGCTTGGGCAGGTATGCATATCGGTCAGTCGGGCGGCAGGGAACTTCATGGAAAGACCAACTCCTGTGAAACACTGGGCAAAATCTTCACGGGTGGGGCAATTTTAGTCAATGCTGTTACGTCACACTTTTCGCG is a window of Roseibium salinum DNA encoding:
- a CDS encoding PAAR domain-containing protein, coding for MKFPAARLTDMHTCPSCAGVPAPIAYKCAYSVLTGKMPQARVTDLCVCLGPPPPVGGDPIVTGAWTVLVEKLPAARMTDLTLKGGAIVSGFPTVLIGTSG